The Xenopus tropicalis strain Nigerian chromosome 2, UCB_Xtro_10.0, whole genome shotgun sequence genome window below encodes:
- the LOC116408585 gene encoding circumsporozoite protein-like produces MTVRFTVEHTAIIPSLGGNVEPSLGGNVGLSLGGNVEQSLGGNVEPSLGGNVGQSLGGNVGPSLGGNVGPSLGGNVGPSLGGNVGPSLGGNVGPFLGGNVEPSLSGNVEPSLGGNVGPSLGGNVGPSLGGNVGPSLGGNVGPSLGGNVEPSPGGNVEPSLGGNVGPSPGGNVEPSLGGNAGPSLGGNAGPSLGGNVEPSLGGNVEPSPGGNVEPSLGGNVEPSPGGNVEPSLGGNVGPSPGGNVEPSPGGNVEPSLGGNVGSSPGGNVDPSPGGNVEPSLGGNVEPSLGGNVGPSLGGNVGPSLGGNVEPSLGGNVEPSLGGNVEPSLGGNVGPSLGGNVGPSLGGNVEPSPGGNVEPSPGGNVEPSLGGNAGPSLGGNAGPSLGGNAGPSLGGNAEPSLGGNAGPSLDGNVEPSPGGNVEPSLGGNAGPSLGGNVEPSPGGNVEPSLGGNAGPSLGGNVEPSLGGNAGPSLGGNVEPSLGGNVEPSPGGNVEPSLGGNAGPSLGGNVEPSLGGNAGPSLGGNVEPSPGGNVEPSPGGNVEPSLGGNVEPSLGGNAGPSLGGNVEPSLGGNAGPSLGGNVGPSLGGNVGPSLGGNAGPSLGGNVEPSLSYICTGNTEYGL; encoded by the exons ATGACTGTGCGTTTCACAGTGGAACACACGGCCATTATCCCG TCTCTGGGTGGGAATGTGGAGCCGTCTCTCGGTGGGAATGTGGGGCTGTCTCTGGGTGGGAATGTGGAGCAGTCTCTGGGTGGGAATGTGGAGCCGTCTCTCGGTGGGAATGTGGGGCAGTCTCTGGGTGGGAATGTGGGGCCGTCTCTGGGTGGGAATGTGGGGCCGTCTCTGGGTGGGAACGTGGGGCCGTCTCTGGGTGGGAATGTGGGGCCGTCTCTGGGTGGGAATGTGGGGCCGTTTCTGGGTGGGAATGTGGAGCCGTCTCTGAGTGGGAATGTGGAGCCGTCTCTGGGTGGGAATGTGGGACCGTCTCTGGGTGGGAATGTGGGACCGTCTCTGGGTGGGAATGTGGGACCGTCTCTGGGTGGGAATGTGGGACCGTCTCTGGGTGGGAATGTGGAGCCGTCTCCGGGCGGGAATGTGGAGCCGTCTCTGGGTGGGAATGTGGGACCGTCTCCGGGTGGGAATGTGGAGCCGTCTCTGGGTGGGAATGCGGGGCCGTCTCTGGGTGGGAATGCGGGGCCGTCTCTGGGTGGGAATGTGGAGCCGTCTCTGGGTGGGAATGTGGAGCCGTCTCCGGGTGGGAATGTGGAGCCGTCTCTGGGTGGGAATGTGGAGCCGTCTCCGGGCGGGAATGTGGAGCCGTCTCTGGGTGGGAATGTGGGACCGTCTCCGGGTGGGAATGTGGAGCCGTCTCCGGGTGGGAATGTGGAGCCGTCTCTGGGTGGGAATGTGGGGTCGTCTCCGGGTGGGAATGTGGACCCGTCTCCGGGTGGGAATGTGGAGCCGTCTCTGGGTGGGAATGTGGAGCCGTCTCTGGGTGGGAATGTGGGACCGTCTCTGGGTGGGAATGTGGGGCCGTCTCTGGGTGGGAATGTGGAGCCGTCTCTGGGTGGGAATGTGGAGCCGTCTCTGGGTGGGAATGTGGAGCCGTCTCTGGGTGGGAATGTGGGGCCGTCTCTGGGTGGGAATGTGGGGCCGTCTCTGGGTGGGAATGTGGAGCCGTCTCCGGGTGGGAATGTGGAGCCGTCTCCGGGTGGGAATGTGGAGCCGTCTCTGGGTGGGAATGCGGGGCCGTCTCTGGGTGGGAACGCGGGGCCGTCTCTGGGTGGGAATGCGGGGCCGTCTCTGGGTGGGAATGCGGAGCCGTCTCTGGGTGGGAATGCGGGGCCGTCTCTGGATGGGAATGTGGAGCCGTCTCCGGGTGGGAATGTGGAGCCGTCTCTGGGTGGGAATGCGGGGCCGTCTCTGGGTGGGAATGTGGAGCCGTCTCCGGGTGGGAATGTGGAGCCGTCTCTGGGTGGGAATGCGGGGCCGTCTCTGGGTGGGAACGTGGAGCCGTCTCTGGGTGGGAATGCGGGGCCGTCTCTGGGTGGGAATGTGGAGCCGTCTCTGGGTGGGAATGTGGAGCCGTCTCCGGGTGGGAATGTGGAGCCGTCTCTGGGTGGGAATGCGGGGCCGTCTCTGGGTGGGAACGTGGAGCCGTCTCTGGGTGGGAATGCGGGGCCGTCTCTGGGTGGGAATGTGGAGCCGTCTCCGGGTGGGAATGTGGAGCCGTCTCCGGGTGGGAATGTGGAGCCGTCTCTGGGTGGGAACGTGGAGCCGTCTCTGGGTGGGAATGCGGGGCCGTCTCTGGGTGGGAATGTGGAGCCGTCTCTGGGTGGGAATGCGGGGCCGTCTCTGGGTGGGAATGTGGGGCCGTCTCTGGGTGGGAATGTGGGGCCGTCTCTGGGTGGGAATGCGGGGCCGTCTCTGGGTGGGAATGTGGAGCCGTCTCTGTCGTACATCTGTACAGGCAACACTGAATATGGGCTATAA